A region from the Geobacillus vulcani PSS1 genome encodes:
- the secG gene encoding preprotein translocase subunit SecG, with protein MHALLVTLLVIVSIALIAVVLLQSGRSAGLSGAITGGAEQLFGKQKARGLDAVFQRVTVVLAILFFVLTILVTYVQPS; from the coding sequence ATGCATGCCTTGCTTGTGACGCTGCTTGTCATTGTGTCGATCGCGCTGATCGCGGTTGTCTTGTTGCAGTCGGGCCGCAGCGCCGGGCTGTCGGGGGCGATCACCGGCGGCGCCGAGCAATTGTTTGGGAAGCAGAAAGCGCGCGGGCTCGATGCGGTGTTTCAGCGCGTAACGGTTGTATTGGCCATTTTGTTTTTCGTATTGACGATTCTCGTCACATATGTCCAACCATCATAA
- the estA gene encoding carboxylesterase, with protein MKVVPPKPFFFEAGERAVLLLHGFTGNSADVRMLGRFLESKGYTCHAPIYKGHGVPPEELVHTGPDDWWQDVMNGYEFLKNKGYEKIAVAGLSLGGVFSLKLGYTVPIEGIVTMCAPMYIKSEETMYKGVLEYAREYKKREGKSEEQIEQEMERFKQTPMKTLKALQELIADVRAHLDLVYAPTFVVQARNDEMINPDSANIIYNEIESPVKRIKWYERSGHVITLDEERDELHEDIYAFLESLDW; from the coding sequence ATGAAAGTGGTTCCACCGAAACCGTTTTTCTTTGAGGCTGGGGAGCGGGCCGTGTTGCTTTTGCATGGGTTTACCGGCAACTCCGCTGATGTCCGGATGCTTGGGCGATTCTTGGAATCGAAAGGCTATACGTGCCACGCGCCGATTTACAAAGGACACGGCGTGCCGCCGGAAGAGCTCGTTCACACCGGACCGGATGATTGGTGGCAAGACGTCATGAACGGCTATGAGTTTTTGAAAAACAAAGGCTACGAAAAAATTGCGGTCGCCGGATTGTCTCTTGGAGGCGTATTTTCTTTGAAATTAGGCTACACTGTACCTATAGAAGGCATTGTGACGATGTGCGCGCCGATGTACATCAAAAGCGAAGAAACGATGTACAAAGGTGTGCTTGAGTATGCGCGCGAGTATAAAAAGCGGGAAGGAAAATCAGAGGAACAAATCGAACAGGAAATGGAACGGTTCAAGCAAACACCGATGAAGACGTTGAAAGCCTTGCAAGAACTCATTGCCGATGTGCGCGCCCATCTTGATTTGGTTTATGCACCGACGTTCGTCGTCCAAGCGCGGAACGATGAGATGATCAACCCGGACAGCGCGAACATCATTTATAACGAAATTGAATCGCCGGTCAAACGGATCAAATGGTATGAACGATCCGGCCATGTCATTACGCTCGATGAGGAACGGGATGAATTGCATGAAGACATTTATGCCTTTTTGGAGTCGTTGGATTGGTAA
- the rnr gene encoding ribonuclease R, with the protein MNETLAERILTFMRDEAYKPLTVEELEEAFGIEDADGFKEFVKTLVAMEEEGLVVRTRSNRYGVPERMNLVRGKVTGHPKGFAFVTPEEPGMDDIFIPPSELKNAMHGDTVLVRIQADSSGARREGTIVRILERGVKEVVGTYTESKYFGFVIPDDKRIVNDIFIPKHAANGAVEGHKVVVRLTSYPEGRMSAEGEVIQILGHKNDPGVDILAIIYKYGLPLQFPEDVIQHANQVPDVITEKDLEGRRDLRGEMIVTIDGEDAKDLDDAVTVTKLENGNYKLGVHIADVSYYVEEGSPIDREAYERGTSVYLVDRVIPMIPHRLSNGICSLNPKVDRLTLSCEMEITPQGEVVRYEIFPSVIRTVERMTYSDVNKILVDKDEALRETYAPLVPMFELMAELADILRTKRMKRGAIDFDFKEAKVLVDENGKPYDVVLRERSVAERLIEEFMLAANETVAEHFHWLNVPFIYRVHEDPKPEKLQRFLEFITNFGYVVKGTGNQIHPRALQQILEAVRGEPEEMVISTVMLRSMKQARYDAESLGHYGLSTDFYTHFTSPIRRYPDLIVHRLIRTYLINGQMDLDTQQKWAEKLPDIAEHASDMERRAVEAERETDDLKKTEFMEDKIGMEFDGIISSVTNFGLFVELPNTIEGLVHVSYLTDDYYRYDERSYAMIGERTGKMYRIGDEITVRVINVNKDERIVDFEVVGMKGRRPSKAKAAPVVIEGKKQKKKAEPKAQSGPNRSAKAKKKKKKKR; encoded by the coding sequence ATGAATGAAACACTGGCGGAGCGAATTTTAACGTTTATGCGCGATGAGGCGTATAAACCTCTCACGGTCGAAGAACTGGAAGAAGCGTTTGGCATCGAGGATGCCGACGGGTTCAAGGAATTTGTCAAAACGCTTGTCGCCATGGAAGAGGAAGGTCTTGTCGTCCGGACGCGAAGCAACCGCTACGGCGTGCCTGAGCGGATGAATCTCGTGCGCGGCAAAGTGACGGGCCATCCGAAGGGATTTGCCTTCGTCACACCGGAGGAGCCGGGAATGGATGATATTTTCATCCCGCCGTCCGAATTGAAAAACGCCATGCATGGCGACACGGTGCTGGTGCGCATCCAAGCCGACTCATCCGGAGCGCGCCGCGAAGGGACGATCGTCCGCATTTTGGAGCGCGGGGTGAAGGAAGTCGTCGGCACGTACACGGAAAGCAAATATTTCGGCTTTGTCATTCCAGACGACAAACGGATTGTCAACGACATTTTCATTCCAAAACATGCGGCGAACGGAGCGGTCGAAGGGCATAAAGTCGTCGTCCGCCTGACGTCGTATCCAGAAGGGCGGATGAGCGCCGAAGGAGAAGTCATTCAAATTCTCGGCCATAAAAACGACCCGGGCGTCGACATTTTAGCGATCATCTATAAATACGGCCTTCCCCTTCAATTTCCAGAAGACGTGATTCAGCACGCCAACCAGGTGCCAGACGTCATTACGGAGAAAGATTTGGAAGGGCGCCGCGATTTGCGCGGCGAGATGATCGTGACGATCGACGGGGAAGACGCGAAAGACTTGGATGATGCCGTGACGGTGACGAAGCTTGAGAACGGCAACTATAAGCTCGGCGTCCATATCGCTGATGTCAGCTACTATGTTGAGGAAGGCTCGCCGATCGACCGCGAGGCGTATGAGCGCGGCACGAGCGTTTATTTGGTCGACCGCGTCATTCCGATGATTCCCCATCGGCTGTCGAACGGCATTTGCTCGCTCAACCCGAAAGTCGATCGGTTGACGCTGTCGTGCGAAATGGAAATCACTCCGCAAGGCGAAGTCGTCCGTTATGAAATTTTCCCGAGCGTCATTCGCACGGTGGAACGGATGACGTATTCCGATGTCAATAAAATTTTGGTGGACAAAGATGAAGCCTTGCGGGAAACATACGCGCCGCTCGTGCCGATGTTTGAGCTGATGGCCGAGCTCGCTGATATTTTGCGCACCAAGCGGATGAAGCGCGGGGCGATCGATTTCGATTTTAAAGAAGCGAAAGTGCTTGTTGATGAAAACGGCAAACCGTACGATGTCGTCTTGCGCGAGCGGTCGGTCGCTGAGCGGTTGATTGAAGAGTTCATGCTGGCGGCGAACGAGACGGTCGCTGAGCATTTCCATTGGCTGAACGTGCCGTTTATTTACCGCGTTCACGAAGACCCGAAACCGGAAAAACTGCAGCGCTTTTTGGAATTCATCACGAACTTCGGCTATGTCGTGAAAGGAACGGGCAACCAAATCCATCCGCGCGCCCTCCAGCAAATTCTCGAAGCGGTGCGCGGCGAACCGGAAGAGATGGTCATTTCGACCGTTATGCTTCGGTCGATGAAGCAGGCGCGCTATGATGCGGAAAGCCTCGGCCATTATGGGCTGTCGACCGATTTTTACACCCATTTTACGTCGCCGATCCGCCGCTATCCGGATTTGATCGTTCACCGGCTGATCCGTACGTATCTCATCAACGGCCAGATGGATCTTGACACCCAGCAAAAATGGGCGGAAAAGCTGCCGGACATTGCCGAACACGCTTCCGATATGGAGCGGCGCGCCGTCGAGGCCGAGCGGGAAACCGATGATTTAAAGAAAACGGAATTTATGGAAGACAAAATCGGGATGGAATTTGACGGCATTATCAGCTCGGTAACGAACTTCGGCCTGTTTGTCGAGCTCCCGAACACGATCGAAGGATTGGTGCACGTCAGTTATTTAACGGACGATTATTACCGCTACGACGAGCGCAGCTACGCGATGATCGGCGAGCGGACCGGGAAAATGTACCGCATCGGCGATGAAATCACCGTCCGCGTCATCAACGTCAACAAAGACGAGCGGATCGTCGACTTTGAAGTCGTCGGCATGAAAGGACGCCGCCCGTCGAAAGCGAAAGCCGCTCCGGTCGTCATCGAAGGGAAAAAACAAAAGAAAAAGGCGGAGCCGAAAGCGCAAAGCGGCCCAAACCGCAGCGCGAAAGCGAAAAAGAAGAAAAAGAAAAAACGGTAA
- the smpB gene encoding SsrA-binding protein SmpB, which produces MPKGEGKVIAQNKKAYHDYFIEETYEAGLVLQGTEIKSIRNGRVNLKDSFAKVEKGEVFLHNMHISPYEQGNRYNHDPLRTRKLLLNRREINKLIGYTKEQGYTLVPLKLYIKNGFAKVELGVAKGKKKYDKREDMKRKEAQREIERAFRERQKL; this is translated from the coding sequence ATGCCCAAAGGCGAAGGAAAAGTAATCGCCCAAAACAAAAAAGCGTACCATGATTATTTCATCGAAGAGACGTATGAAGCCGGCCTTGTGCTGCAAGGAACGGAAATCAAATCGATCCGCAACGGCCGGGTGAATTTGAAAGATTCATTCGCCAAAGTGGAAAAAGGGGAAGTGTTTCTCCATAACATGCATATCAGCCCGTACGAACAAGGCAACCGCTACAACCATGATCCGCTGCGGACGAGAAAGCTCCTGCTCAACCGCCGCGAAATCAACAAGCTGATCGGCTACACAAAAGAGCAAGGCTATACGCTCGTGCCGCTGAAATTGTACATCAAAAACGGCTTCGCCAAAGTGGAGCTTGGCGTCGCTAAAGGGAAGAAAAAGTACGACAAACGGGAAGACATGAAGCGGAAAGAAGCGCAGCGCGAAATCGAACGCGCCTTCCGCGAGCGGCAAAAGCTGTAG
- a CDS encoding helix-turn-helix domain-containing protein — protein sequence MKKFVSLKKLVETKPKIEDNPHFRTLEEMSEIIGNIFEGGISTITLRQYIREGKINGVKSGKNWYVENEEIARYILSRINNEPINREEDIWVLWVENSDGNIVDYTFVPHSEALKLGIGDEDEVAESLGYDSGEYLGDYYKIKEKPYIFFELGLLHDENDDSYLRKLSPKQKEMIEHFLEPSKSAEEIKNDESLTGLSRLKAMSPKFRNWTILDAKHYYHKVFSVEPREPEIQLFFEYLETLLELKACQKEEKYLENKIKKLEQEIKKLKGEIV from the coding sequence ATGAAGAAGTTTGTTAGTTTGAAAAAATTGGTTGAGACTAAACCGAAAATAGAGGATAATCCACATTTTCGTACTCTTGAGGAAATGAGCGAAATTATTGGGAACATTTTTGAAGGGGGGATTTCTACAATTACGTTACGTCAATATATTAGAGAAGGAAAAATTAATGGGGTTAAATCAGGTAAAAATTGGTATGTAGAAAATGAAGAGATCGCTCGTTATATTCTTTCACGAATTAATAATGAACCTATTAATCGTGAAGAAGATATATGGGTATTATGGGTCGAAAATAGCGATGGTAATATTGTGGACTATACTTTTGTCCCACATTCAGAAGCGCTTAAATTGGGTATAGGAGATGAAGATGAGGTTGCAGAAAGTTTAGGATACGATTCAGGTGAGTATTTAGGTGACTATTACAAAATCAAAGAAAAACCTTATATTTTCTTTGAACTTGGGCTGTTGCATGATGAAAACGATGATTCATATTTAAGGAAATTATCACCTAAACAAAAAGAAATGATTGAACATTTTTTAGAGCCTTCTAAAAGTGCTGAAGAGATTAAAAATGATGAAAGTCTAACAGGTTTAAGCCGTCTAAAAGCAATGTCACCTAAATTTCGGAACTGGACAATTCTTGATGCAAAACACTATTACCATAAAGTTTTTTCTGTTGAGCCTCGTGAGCCCGAAATTCAATTATTTTTTGAATATCTTGAGACATTACTTGAACTGAAAGCATGCCAAAAGGAAGAGAAATATTTAGAAAATAAAATTAAAAAGTTAGAGCAAGAAATTAAAAAATTAAAGGGGGAAATAGTGTGA
- a CDS encoding AbrB/MazE/SpoVT family DNA-binding domain-containing protein — translation MAKTTGLLRGFDKAGRFVIPAEMVRTLELGVDDLLEISCDGTTIYLRKHQPFCVFCGEQDEKLVSFKNKNICQSCAAEITSVV, via the coding sequence ATGGCTAAAACAACAGGGTTACTTAGAGGATTTGATAAAGCTGGCAGATTTGTTATTCCTGCTGAAATGGTTAGAACGTTAGAACTTGGAGTGGATGATCTTTTAGAAATTAGCTGTGATGGTACCACAATATATCTCCGTAAACATCAACCGTTTTGTGTTTTTTGTGGTGAGCAGGATGAAAAGCTGGTTTCATTTAAAAATAAAAACATTTGTCAGTCTTGTGCAGCAGAGATAACTTCAGTAGTTTAA
- a CDS encoding staygreen family protein has product MKHLSPERLHVTQTAGITQLSPVNGRLYTLTHSDTTGALFLTVSHAFVTDQLTSQRDEVLGEWKQAGQQLVLFLYVFVGNRQMGRQQNARRANVFKKELPLALEAIRYGDRDFFRTYPFCDWCPIFIHFTSEYPELNRTEYYGTPYLYR; this is encoded by the coding sequence ATGAAACACCTTTCTCCCGAGCGACTGCACGTCACCCAGACCGCTGGAATCACCCAGCTGTCACCGGTGAACGGCCGTCTGTACACCTTAACCCACTCGGACACGACTGGCGCCTTATTCCTCACCGTATCCCACGCATTTGTCACTGATCAGCTCACTTCTCAACGCGATGAAGTGCTCGGTGAATGGAAACAAGCCGGGCAACAGCTAGTATTGTTTCTCTATGTATTCGTTGGCAACCGGCAAATGGGCCGGCAACAAAATGCGCGCCGAGCGAACGTATTCAAGAAAGAATTGCCGTTGGCGCTCGAAGCTATTCGCTATGGCGACCGCGATTTTTTTCGCACGTACCCGTTTTGTGATTGGTGCCCGATTTTCATTCATTTCACTTCCGAATACCCGGAGCTCAACCGGACGGAATATTATGGCACTCCGTATTTGTATCGCTGA
- a CDS encoding IS1634 family transposase, whose product MYIRRVTRKNKDGTTVAYLQLAHNEWDPKAKYAKAKVIYSFGREDEVDRAVLERLAKSISRFLSPEQAWEVETLTGEASDDFQFQSCKHLGGVWLLDQLWRQLGLGEILHSLFTSRHHQISLERLIFAMVANRALHPSSKLAMEEWVEKDVYIPHLPQAASHQLYRAMDELLAVQPELERQVFHAVADLLNLEVDLIYFDTTSSYFEVDPSETPEGESLRKQGFSKDKRPDLVQIVIGLAVTREGIPIRAWVWPGNTMDMTVIKQVKQDLIGWKLGRVISVMDRGFSSEENLRILQQAGGHYIVGEKMRSGKAAVEEALSRRGRYHEVDENLHIKEIIVGDGEARQRYVLVYNPSEAERQRKEREKLLESLKEELKGLRQLPNEAHHKATCRLRSHPSYGKYLRQLKDGTLRIDKQAVRDAEKYDGKYLIRTSDDTLSAEDVAIGYKQLVDIEQAFRTLKSTLELRPMYHRLEDRIRAHVLLSWLALLLVRIVEIRTHESWPNVRDECERLMLGHFSSKNGDLYQRTELTAKQAQFFAALGLEPPPKILGIHPRT is encoded by the coding sequence ATGTACATACGACGAGTTACACGCAAAAACAAAGATGGAACAACCGTGGCGTATCTCCAGCTTGCTCACAACGAATGGGATCCGAAGGCCAAATATGCGAAAGCGAAGGTGATTTATTCGTTCGGGCGCGAAGACGAAGTGGATCGCGCTGTCTTGGAGCGTCTGGCCAAAAGCATTTCGCGATTCCTTTCTCCTGAGCAGGCTTGGGAAGTCGAAACGTTGACAGGAGAAGCTTCCGATGACTTTCAATTCCAGTCATGCAAACACCTCGGCGGCGTCTGGCTCTTGGATCAGCTCTGGAGACAACTGGGGTTGGGAGAGATTCTCCACTCCTTGTTTACCTCCCGACATCACCAGATTTCGCTGGAACGGCTGATTTTTGCCATGGTGGCGAATCGCGCCCTTCATCCGTCAAGCAAGTTGGCGATGGAGGAGTGGGTGGAGAAAGACGTGTATATCCCTCACCTTCCTCAAGCCGCCAGCCACCAGTTGTACCGGGCGATGGATGAACTGCTGGCCGTGCAGCCGGAATTGGAACGTCAAGTGTTCCATGCTGTGGCCGATTTATTGAATTTGGAAGTCGACTTGATTTACTTCGATACGACTTCGTCGTACTTCGAAGTGGATCCCTCTGAAACACCGGAAGGAGAATCGCTTCGAAAACAAGGATTCTCGAAAGACAAACGCCCAGACTTGGTTCAAATCGTCATTGGGCTGGCTGTCACCCGGGAAGGAATCCCGATTCGCGCTTGGGTATGGCCTGGCAATACGATGGACATGACGGTCATCAAACAGGTGAAACAAGACTTGATTGGCTGGAAGCTTGGACGTGTGATCAGCGTCATGGACCGCGGCTTTTCCTCTGAAGAGAATTTGCGAATCTTGCAACAGGCCGGCGGACACTACATTGTCGGCGAAAAAATGCGATCCGGCAAAGCCGCCGTCGAAGAGGCCTTAAGCCGTCGCGGACGTTATCATGAAGTGGACGAGAATTTGCACATCAAAGAAATCATCGTCGGCGACGGAGAAGCGCGTCAGCGCTATGTTCTCGTGTACAATCCCAGCGAAGCCGAACGCCAACGCAAGGAGCGAGAAAAGCTGCTCGAATCGCTGAAAGAGGAGTTAAAAGGGCTTCGCCAACTCCCAAACGAAGCCCATCATAAGGCGACCTGCCGGTTGCGTTCCCATCCGTCCTACGGAAAATACTTGCGCCAGTTGAAGGACGGAACCCTTCGCATCGACAAGCAAGCGGTTCGTGACGCGGAAAAGTACGACGGCAAATATCTCATCCGGACATCCGATGACACCTTGTCTGCCGAAGATGTCGCCATCGGGTATAAGCAGCTGGTGGATATTGAGCAGGCCTTCCGAACATTGAAGTCTACATTGGAATTGCGGCCTATGTATCATCGCTTGGAAGACCGCATTCGGGCACATGTGCTGCTCAGTTGGCTTGCTCTCTTGTTAGTTCGGATCGTGGAGATTCGAACCCATGAATCGTGGCCGAACGTAAGGGACGAATGCGAACGTCTCATGCTTGGACATTTTTCTTCAAAAAACGGTGACCTTTATCAACGAACCGAACTGACGGCCAAACAGGCTCAATTCTTTGCGGCTCTAGGGCTGGAGCCTCCTCCGAAGATTCTAGGCATTCATCCTCGCACCTAG
- a CDS encoding DUF6114 domain-containing protein, producing MSTIRSGWQALQRWRRRRPFWGATLLLLSGLIILWIPAHLYEISLVPGSTVFVGFFLGGMVLLMAILSYAMPRLATLFGIIGMFSAILSIMGALGGFLVGTILGIIGGALCIAWRPQWADSAAPLAHSEAAADKEATNVTH from the coding sequence TTGAGCACAATTCGTTCCGGTTGGCAGGCGCTTCAGCGCTGGCGCAGACGGCGGCCGTTTTGGGGGGCGACGCTGCTGTTGCTGTCGGGCTTGATCATTTTGTGGATTCCAGCGCACTTATATGAAATTTCGCTCGTCCCTGGCAGCACCGTCTTCGTCGGCTTTTTCCTCGGCGGGATGGTATTGTTGATGGCCATCTTGTCGTATGCAATGCCGCGGCTGGCCACCTTATTCGGCATCATCGGCATGTTCAGCGCGATTTTATCGATTATGGGCGCCTTGGGCGGCTTCTTAGTCGGCACGATTCTCGGCATCATCGGCGGGGCGCTTTGCATCGCCTGGCGGCCGCAATGGGCCGACTCCGCCGCCCCGCTGGCGCATAGCGAAGCGGCTGCGGACAAGGAGGCCACCAACGTCACCCACTGA
- a CDS encoding DUF6230 family protein, whose protein sequence is MEMATKPVIIGGRTAKKPLIVALLGGFLLLGALLSIFGLTGVAYALPLGGVGEFTVQFDKLNGSGFKMYGGIAESGESKQTPVFVNEIANASIQGLKISKDFDKLGIRVVIEAGGTVTIDGLVQKATQINGNISFGSLTMKENYVGDVQDPVQKAAQEFTQGADNITIDNGNLKTVYLFQQKVALPGMKVYFEKLN, encoded by the coding sequence ATGGAAATGGCAACAAAACCGGTCATCATTGGGGGGCGCACAGCGAAAAAGCCGCTGATCGTCGCGCTGTTAGGGGGGTTCCTGCTTCTCGGAGCCTTGCTGTCGATCTTCGGGCTGACAGGCGTCGCCTATGCGCTGCCGCTCGGCGGGGTGGGGGAATTCACCGTCCAATTTGACAAACTGAACGGCAGCGGATTTAAAATGTACGGCGGGATCGCGGAATCGGGAGAATCGAAGCAAACGCCGGTGTTTGTCAACGAGATTGCGAACGCCAGCATTCAAGGGCTGAAAATTTCCAAAGACTTTGACAAACTTGGCATCCGCGTCGTCATTGAAGCGGGCGGCACGGTCACGATCGATGGGCTCGTGCAAAAAGCGACGCAAATTAACGGCAACATCTCCTTCGGCAGCCTGACGATGAAAGAAAACTACGTCGGCGATGTACAAGACCCGGTCCAAAAAGCAGCGCAAGAGTTCACCCAAGGGGCCGACAATATTACGATCGACAACGGAAACTTGAAAACCGTCTATTTGTTCCAACAAAAAGTGGCGCTGCCGGGCATGAAAGTATATTTTGAAAAACTCAATTAA
- a CDS encoding helix-turn-helix domain-containing protein, translated as MSKELNDHLLRLLHEAADILHRYEGELNREWERIGEALGKRNARVQEVFSALCEFVQARLLPYGGEHPTDEQLERIGAFHPEMIIFSLNVMENTVHQVLKAHAPGASALHPAVRYLFFKWNEWLLYEVNEQSFKISRDSAWKTESLWKDAVILFNEWILRAQTLAESAMHICFGFSYFLPFNRCALFQFVNQESTAIGLSGHGVDHEQIQRLRVELDNIPMLKESVGKLKAEVHEFRHFRPIYVPRAAEQFPKAYVESFDLASLVIVPVYVPTEGRMIGGVVLDRGPGCFFEVDRRLFPALMKLGQSAGELLLKWIEAPKKEWEGMTESLSPREMEILKLLADGASTLEAACQLYLSEFTVRDYISSALRKLNAKNRTEAVAKALRLGLIG; from the coding sequence ATGTCGAAGGAATTAAACGATCATTTGCTTCGTTTGCTGCATGAAGCGGCCGACATCTTGCATAGGTATGAGGGGGAATTGAACCGGGAATGGGAGCGGATCGGTGAAGCGCTTGGCAAGCGGAATGCGCGGGTTCAAGAGGTGTTTTCCGCGCTTTGCGAATTCGTTCAAGCAAGATTGCTCCCGTACGGGGGCGAGCATCCAACGGATGAGCAGCTCGAACGCATCGGAGCGTTTCATCCGGAGATGATCATCTTTTCTTTGAATGTAATGGAAAATACGGTTCATCAAGTGCTGAAGGCACATGCGCCAGGGGCATCCGCCTTGCACCCGGCCGTGCGGTATTTGTTTTTCAAATGGAATGAATGGCTGTTGTATGAAGTGAATGAACAATCATTCAAAATCAGCCGCGATTCTGCTTGGAAAACAGAATCATTGTGGAAAGATGCCGTCATTTTGTTCAACGAATGGATTTTGCGGGCGCAGACGTTGGCGGAATCGGCCATGCATATTTGTTTTGGTTTCTCCTATTTTCTTCCTTTCAACCGCTGCGCGCTGTTTCAATTTGTCAATCAGGAGAGCACAGCCATCGGTCTGTCCGGACATGGGGTGGACCATGAGCAAATTCAGCGTTTGCGCGTGGAATTGGACAATATTCCGATGTTGAAAGAAAGCGTGGGAAAATTGAAAGCGGAAGTGCATGAATTTCGCCATTTTCGTCCCATTTACGTGCCGAGGGCAGCCGAACAGTTTCCAAAGGCATATGTCGAGTCATTCGATTTGGCCTCGCTGGTGATCGTTCCGGTGTATGTGCCGACAGAGGGGCGAATGATTGGGGGCGTCGTTCTCGATCGTGGACCAGGCTGTTTCTTTGAGGTTGACCGCCGCCTGTTTCCCGCGCTGATGAAACTTGGCCAAAGCGCGGGGGAGTTGCTGCTGAAATGGATCGAGGCGCCAAAAAAAGAATGGGAAGGAATGACGGAATCCTTGTCGCCAAGAGAAATGGAGATTTTGAAGCTGCTTGCGGACGGAGCCTCGACATTGGAAGCAGCCTGCCAGCTTTATTTGAGCGAATTTACAGTGCGGGATTACATTTCGAGCGCCTTAAGGAAACTCAACGCGAAAAATCGGACGGAAGCGGTGGCGAAGGCGCTGCGTCTCGGGCTGATCGGATGA
- a CDS encoding PepSY-associated TM helix domain-containing protein — protein MEQAAKPVDRQRSMYMAVWRWHFYAGIFFAPFLIILALSGAVYLFKPQIESALYGHLYEVDRIGEKRLPLVELTERVKEQYPHHPIVSVTLEKEANRTVKVGMMDKGEMVFVFVNPYTGEIQGTLRADENWTEIAKKIHSELLIGGTLANRFVELAACWGFILLATGLYLWWPRQSFSIFGTFWPRWRAKKRLAWRDWHAVTGIWLSIGILLLIVTGMPWTGVMGEVINRVATATNTGYPPFAFSFGPKPESKVVTKEVAQDVPWATEQLPVPSVHTHNTTSLSLDDVYAIAEEKKVKKPFTISLPQGPKGVFTVATSKTKPWDNATLHIDQYSGRVLSDVRFSDYGALAKAITIGIAFHEGRLFGLANQLINLVFCLGLIVLAVSGWVMWRQRKPKGLGAPARVRDPQTVKTVWGGMIAAAIVMPLFALSLLFIWLFDRLIVPRVPKLREFLAA, from the coding sequence GTGGAACAAGCAGCGAAACCGGTGGACAGACAGCGGTCGATGTACATGGCGGTCTGGAGGTGGCATTTTTATGCCGGCATTTTCTTTGCGCCTTTTTTGATCATTTTGGCGCTGAGCGGGGCCGTCTATTTGTTTAAGCCGCAGATCGAATCAGCGCTGTATGGCCATTTGTATGAGGTGGACAGGATCGGTGAAAAGCGGCTGCCTTTGGTTGAATTGACGGAGCGGGTCAAAGAGCAATATCCGCATCACCCCATCGTCTCTGTGACGCTCGAGAAAGAAGCGAATCGGACCGTGAAAGTAGGAATGATGGACAAAGGAGAAATGGTGTTTGTCTTTGTCAACCCGTATACCGGGGAGATTCAAGGGACCTTGCGCGCGGATGAGAATTGGACGGAAATCGCGAAAAAAATTCACAGCGAGCTGCTCATTGGTGGGACGTTGGCCAACCGCTTTGTGGAGCTGGCGGCTTGTTGGGGGTTTATTCTGTTGGCGACCGGGCTGTATTTGTGGTGGCCGCGGCAATCATTCTCTATTTTCGGAACGTTTTGGCCGCGCTGGCGGGCGAAAAAACGTTTGGCCTGGCGTGACTGGCATGCAGTGACAGGCATATGGCTGAGCATCGGGATTTTGTTGCTCATTGTGACGGGCATGCCGTGGACGGGTGTCATGGGGGAGGTCATCAACCGCGTGGCGACGGCGACGAACACTGGTTATCCACCGTTTGCATTCAGCTTCGGGCCGAAGCCGGAATCGAAGGTGGTCACCAAAGAGGTGGCGCAAGATGTGCCGTGGGCGACCGAGCAACTGCCGGTGCCTTCTGTTCATACACACAACACGACCTCGTTGTCGCTCGATGACGTGTATGCGATCGCGGAGGAGAAAAAGGTGAAAAAGCCGTTCACGATTTCGTTGCCGCAAGGCCCAAAAGGGGTGTTTACGGTGGCGACGTCGAAAACCAAGCCGTGGGATAACGCCACCTTGCACATTGACCAATATTCAGGCCGGGTGCTGAGCGATGTTCGCTTTTCCGACTATGGCGCATTGGCCAAAGCGATCACGATTGGCATTGCGTTTCATGAAGGACGGTTGTTTGGCCTGGCGAACCAGCTGATTAATCTCGTTTTTTGCCTTGGGCTCATCGTTTTGGCCGTAAGCGGTTGGGTCATGTGGCGCCAGCGGAAGCCAAAGGGATTAGGAGCACCGGCGCGGGTGCGGGACCCACAAACGGTGAAAACCGTCTGGGGCGGGATGATCGCCGCCGCCATTGTGATGCCTTTGTTTGCGTTGTCTCTCTTGTTCATCTGGCTGTTTGACCGCCTGATCGTTCCGCGTGTACCGAAACTGCGCGAGTTTTTAGCGGCTTGA